Below is a genomic region from Candidatus Saccharimonadia bacterium.
GTCCCCGCGAGATATTCGTCACATGCGCCTCCAGTTCATAACCATGCCGCGGCTCTCGGCTCAACGAAGCCAATATTAGTGTATCCACTAACCGAAATGACGGTTCAAATATATAACGCTCCATGCCTCCCAACCTTCCGATACTACTATCACAAAATGCTGTCCCGGGGAATCTATTCCCCGTTACTACATTCCCCGGGACAGCAAAAATACACTAGGGACGCCGACCCGGTCAACCCCGTCACGAATACCCAAGCTACTTACTCGTAATCGCCAAAAACGCCAAGTAATTATTGACCATATGCAGCAATATCCCCGGCACAATGCTGCGTGTGCGCACGTACATAAAGCACAGCAGCAAGCCTAAAATCATCGTATACACAAACAAATTCGCCTGCCCATGCGCTAGCCCAAACAAAGCCGACGACAGCACCGCCCCCCAAATCAATCCCGTTCGCTTAGCCAACGCCGGAAAAATAAAGCCCCGAAATATCGTCTCCTCGAGTACTGGCGGTATCAGCACGAGCGCGATCAAGGCCAAGCTCCAGTGCGAATCCGCCCCCTTCGTAAACTCGTTCGTCTGCGCCTGATTCGGATCAAATGCCGGCACCAGCAGCTTCACCAGCTCCAGCGTCACCTGCGCCGCGATCAAAAACACGACCAAAATAACCACCAAGTACCCCACCGCGCGCCACACACTCACCCGCCGCCAACCTA
It encodes:
- a CDS encoding type II CAAX endopeptidase family protein → MKGPKELPEYLRVPWGVRDAVLLVAGWFVAQVLLGVILALLARVIPPVAGFLAGVRSEDVGATFALDLIGVALGFGLMALFLRHYRVGWQMVGWRRVSVWRAVGYLVVILVVFLIAAQVTLELVKLLVPAFDPNQAQTNEFTKGADSHWSLALIALVLIPPVLEETIFRGFIFPALAKRTGLIWGAVLSSALFGLAHGQANLFVYTMILGLLLCFMYVRTRSIVPGILLHMVNNYLAFLAITSK